Proteins from one Suncus etruscus isolate mSunEtr1 chromosome 3, mSunEtr1.pri.cur, whole genome shotgun sequence genomic window:
- the C3H18orf21 gene encoding UPF0711 protein C18orf21 homolog produces MRQKHYLQAAARGLRAGCPGEARYLLWAYSRAQDDKGTFEETCPYCFQLLILDNVRVRLKPKPKLTPKIQKLLNREAKNQILSFKDSKMVKKYKESKNVLLVTCKTCNRTVKHDGKSRSFLSTLKSNPTTPVSKPCLKTPERRTPASDMSGSKGKSPALSFRTPTSGQSTPTGFSKNSIKTKKHFSQLKLLLSQSESQRTPTMDFRNFLSSL; encoded by the exons ATGCGGCAGAAGCACTACCTGCAGGCGGCGGCGCGGGGGCTGCGGGCCGGCTGCCCGGGCGAGGCGCGCTACCTGCTCTGGGCCTACAGCCGCGCGCAAG ATGACAAAGGCACCTTTGAAGAAACATGTCCCTACTGTTTCCAGTTGCTGATTCTCGATAACGTGCGAGTGCGACTCAAACCCAAGCCCAAACTGACACCGAAAATACAGAAACTCCTTAATCGAGAAGCCAAGAATCAAATCCTCAGTTTCAAAGACTCCAAAATGGTGAAGAAGTACAAAGAATCCAAAAATGTACTG tTGGTCACTTGTAAAACATGCAACAGGACAGTGAAGCATGATGGTAAGAGTAGAAGTTTTCTGTCAACACTGAAGAGCAATCCTACCACTCCAGTTAGTAAACCCTGCCTCAAGACCCCAGAGAGAAGGACTCCAGCCTCTGATATGTCTGGTTCCAAGGGCAAAAGCCCCGCTTTGAGTTTCAG AACACCTACATCAGGACAGTCAACACCTACTGGTTTCTCAAAGAATTcgattaaaacaaagaaacacttCTCGCAACTAAAATTGTTGCTTAGTCAAAGTGAATCCCAAAGGACTCCTACAATGGATTTCAGAAATTTCTTATCTTCTCTATGA